One window from the genome of Marinobacter sp. es.048 encodes:
- a CDS encoding response regulator transcription factor, translating into MKALVIEDDQDVANYLVKGLKESDFVVDHAADGKEGMMMAASEDYDIMIVDRMLPGMDGLSIIKTVRATGNQVPVLILSALGDVDDRVEGLRGGGDDYLTKPFSFTELLARIESLVRRNRQSAETETVLRVADLEMDLLARTVKRAGQNIDVQPREFRLLEYLMRNAGQVVTRTMLLEKVWDYHFDPQTNVIDVHISRLRAKIDKEFDTPLLQTIRGAGYMLRETA; encoded by the coding sequence GTGAAAGCGCTGGTAATCGAAGACGATCAGGACGTTGCAAATTATCTTGTCAAAGGGCTGAAGGAATCCGACTTTGTGGTCGACCATGCAGCCGATGGCAAGGAGGGCATGATGATGGCGGCCAGCGAGGATTACGACATCATGATTGTGGACCGCATGCTTCCGGGCATGGACGGTCTGTCCATCATCAAGACGGTGCGTGCAACCGGAAACCAGGTGCCGGTTCTGATTCTGAGCGCCCTGGGCGATGTGGACGACCGCGTGGAAGGTTTGCGCGGCGGCGGTGACGACTACCTCACCAAGCCGTTTTCGTTCACCGAACTGTTGGCGCGTATCGAATCCCTGGTACGGCGCAATCGCCAGTCGGCGGAAACCGAAACGGTACTGCGAGTGGCCGATCTGGAAATGGACCTGCTGGCGCGCACCGTCAAGCGGGCCGGCCAGAACATTGATGTCCAGCCCCGGGAATTCCGTCTGCTGGAATATCTGATGCGCAACGCCGGCCAGGTAGTGACCCGGACCATGCTGCTGGAGAAAGTCTGGGATTATCATTTTGATCCCCAGACCAACGTCATCGACGTGCACATCAGCCGGCTGCGAGCCAAGATCGACAAGGAATTCGATACACCCTTACTGCAGACCATCCGGGGTGCAGGGTACATGTTACGTGAAACTGCTTAG
- a CDS encoding HAMP domain-containing sensor histidine kinase produces MKLLSQLRTSSFQLALLYMVVFATSVFLLLAFIYWRTAGFMTAQTDETIEAEIAGLAEQYRGRGVNGLITIIRERVARDPNAKSIYLLTTDDFLKLAGNIETWPEGSRSESGWINFTLNESVGWNGPERLARARIFEVQGGLRLLVGRDVDELTNLKRVIETAINWGMGITLALALLGGFLMSRSTTRRIEVINNTSRRIMNGHLSLRIPTRGTDDDFDQLAENLNQMLDRIVYLMEGIRHVSDSIAHDLRTPLTRLRNQLENTLMSVDNDEAREQAGRAVAEADQLLATFNALLRIARLETRGNTADMKPVSLDELVTDACELYEALAEDKDQSFEQALESGVMIEGDRDLLFQMVSNLIDNAIKYTPEHGVIGVSVRRESAEAVFEVRDSGIGIPDAEKDQVFQRFYRVGKSRSLPGNGLGLSLVSAVAEIHQGRIVLSDTRPGEEPPGLTVAVKMPAFTEARKRIRAAQAEQPAESAAGDTRTAAEPTGVNTH; encoded by the coding sequence GTGAAACTGCTTAGCCAGCTCAGGACCTCGTCCTTTCAGCTAGCCCTGCTGTACATGGTGGTGTTTGCCACCTCGGTATTCTTGTTACTGGCCTTTATTTACTGGCGTACAGCGGGGTTCATGACCGCGCAGACCGACGAAACCATCGAAGCGGAAATCGCCGGTTTGGCGGAGCAGTATCGTGGCCGTGGCGTGAACGGCCTCATCACCATTATCCGTGAGCGTGTTGCCCGCGATCCCAACGCCAAATCCATTTACCTGCTCACCACCGACGACTTCCTGAAGCTGGCCGGCAATATCGAGACCTGGCCGGAAGGCAGCCGCTCGGAGAGTGGCTGGATCAACTTTACCCTGAATGAATCCGTCGGCTGGAACGGGCCCGAACGCCTGGCCCGAGCCCGAATTTTCGAGGTTCAGGGTGGTTTGCGCCTGCTCGTCGGGCGGGATGTCGACGAACTCACCAACCTGAAGCGGGTGATTGAAACCGCCATCAACTGGGGCATGGGGATTACCCTTGCCCTCGCGTTACTCGGTGGTTTTCTGATGAGCCGCAGCACCACCCGGCGTATCGAGGTTATCAATAACACCTCCCGCCGGATTATGAACGGCCATCTGTCCCTGCGGATTCCAACCCGCGGCACCGATGACGATTTCGACCAGCTGGCGGAAAACCTGAACCAGATGCTGGACCGGATTGTGTACCTGATGGAGGGCATCCGGCACGTTTCCGACAGCATTGCCCACGATTTGCGCACGCCCCTGACCCGACTCCGCAACCAGCTTGAAAACACGCTGATGTCGGTGGATAACGACGAAGCGAGGGAGCAGGCTGGTAGAGCCGTGGCAGAAGCCGACCAGTTGCTGGCTACCTTCAACGCCCTGTTGCGCATTGCCCGGCTGGAAACCCGGGGCAATACCGCAGATATGAAGCCGGTGTCTCTGGATGAGTTGGTAACCGATGCCTGTGAGCTCTACGAGGCGCTGGCTGAGGATAAGGACCAGTCCTTTGAACAGGCCCTGGAAAGCGGGGTGATGATCGAGGGGGACCGCGACCTTCTGTTCCAGATGGTCAGCAATCTCATTGATAATGCGATCAAATACACGCCGGAGCATGGCGTCATCGGCGTTTCCGTTCGGCGTGAGAGTGCTGAGGCAGTCTTTGAAGTTCGGGACAGTGGTATCGGTATCCCCGATGCCGAGAAGGACCAGGTTTTCCAGCGCTTCTACCGGGTTGGCAAGAGTCGTTCCCTACCGGGTAATGGTCTGGGACTCAGCCTGGTAAGTGCTGTGGCGGAAATCCACCAGGGCCGGATTGTTTTGAGCGATACTCGCCCAGGGGAGGAGCCGCCGGGGCTGACCGTGGCTGTGAAGATGCCCGCCTTTACCGAAGCTCGCAAGCGAATTCGGGCGGCTCAGGCCGAACAGCCTGCGGAGTCAGCGGCCGGGGACACCCGAACCGCCGCTGAACCCACCGGCGTAAATACTCACTGA